Proteins found in one Ptychodera flava strain L36383 chromosome 3, AS_Pfla_20210202, whole genome shotgun sequence genomic segment:
- the LOC139130308 gene encoding carbohydrate sulfotransferase 3-like has product MESTFKKPVLFFLACLVIASSTILLSRAWTSPCRVAANGYALSRSFVSSGNTTSSHDTGTEAPPQPSVCPTSTPRKHVLFVAKARTGSTFIGELFNQNPNVFYLFEPLRVVPDMVKMDAIPETYSGDMSAELLNSFYHCDFLTYYVYHIPRWYLAVSESNAMQKICKRYKRCTNVSISDLKEECLKYEVMVIKSIRVEDLNYLMPMLQQECFDFKVVLLARDPRAVASSRKYFKYRNRANETLYELGIAKPLNDTTTRLHPDNVHDYCKWLGRNLAVLRNAQSRARRRIVVLRYEDVVANVTQKALELYKIFGSRVTENVLKWIADNTHSDEHVERGSMATKRNSTSTALAWRSDLSMNDVKLVQSACNDVMQTLGYKLIKRESELINTSASLLNPLPLK; this is encoded by the coding sequence TCGTGTCGCCGCGAACGGCTATGCATTGAGTCGCTCGTTTGTATCATCAGGAAATACCACGTCCTCGCACGACACCGGGACGGAGGCGCCGCCGCAACCATCGGTCTGTCCGACGTCGACGCCTCGAAAGCACGTACTCTTCGTCGCCAAAGCCCGGACTGGCTCCACTTTCATTGGCGAGCTTTTCAATCAGAACCCGAACGTTTTCTACCTGTTCGAGCCGCTGCGAGTGGTTCCGGATATGGTGAAAATGGATGCAATACCGGAAACTTACAGCGGGGATATGTCGGCAGAATTACTGAACAGCTTCTACCATTGTGATTTCTTAACCTACTACGTGTATCATATTCCAAGGTGGTATCTTGCTGTCTCTGAAAGCAATGCTATGCAGAAGATATGTAAACGATACAAACGGTGCACAAATGTCTCAATTTCTGACCTCAAAGAGGAATGTCTAAAGTACGAAGTCATGGTTATTAAAAGCATACGCGTTGAAGATCTGAACTACCTGATGCCGATGCTCCAGCAAGAGTGTTTCGATTTCAAGGTGGTACTGCTCGCTCGTGACCCAAGGGCAGTCGCCTCGTCCAGAAAATACTTCAAATATCGCAACCGAGCGAACGAAACTTTGTACGAGCTCGGTATCGCCAAACCTTTGAACGATACCACCACCCGACTTCACCCGGACAACGTGCACGACTACTGCAAGTGGCTTGGGCGCAACCTGGCTGTTTTAAGAAACGCCCAATCGCGGGCGAGGAGACGAATTGTCGTGTTACGATACGAGGACGTCGTGGCAAACGTGACTCAGAAGGCTTTGgaactttacaaaatatttggaagCAGAGTAACCGAAAACGTTCTCAAGTGGATCGCTGACAATACCCACAGTGATGAACACGTAGAGCGGGGATCCATGGCGACAAAAAGAAACTCGACAAGTACGGCGCTAGCCTGGAGGTCAGATTTAAGCATGAACGATGTAAAACTGGTACAAAGCGCTTGTAATGACGTCATGCAAACACTTGGGTACAAACTTATTAAGCGGGAATCTGAACTCATCAACACGTCTGCATCACTATTAAATCCACTGCCCTTGAAATGA
- the LOC139130309 gene encoding carbohydrate sulfotransferase 1-like: MLRTRLSAITIFISGAYFLVTAKLLFMSWMPCECPYTGQGSAIAGRHPTQIHGFTPWNSNGSDDSSTVHGDLDLREASRPLRPTGEQAADLDESSAESGVKILLVGKARYGSTFLGQFLNVHPDIMYIFEPIRAVHLMARSGAIPKSLIDACAVEILQNLYGCYFPNYFVHSNFMSWKIGVFNSKVIRLFCGSENDCTGRETEDFSVLCQLYNHIAIKVIRLTSVALLERLVTTHNYNLKIIFLVRDPRAVALSRRTMKFPPRRRNESLLNLQLVGPPGAKLNNLSPENVNYDCARFRENLRVIEDPPEWLRGRIILLRHEDVAMDTLGIVEDIYKFVGVDIDESVRTAVQKHTQSKEGATDNNMETRRNSTTVVHAWRNGIYYDDVIAIQAVCGDVMERLGYELVESEDQLRDIQNFKVF, encoded by the coding sequence ATGCTACGGACAAGGTTGTCCGCAATCACGATTTTCATCAGCGGAGCTTATTTCCTGGTCACAGCGAAGCTGCTCTTCATGTCGTGGATGCCATGTGAGTGCCCCTACACTGGCCAGGGTTCAGCGATCGCTGGTAGACATCCTACTCAGATTCATGGTTTCACCCCATGGAATTCGAACGGCAGCGACGACTCTTCGACCGTCCATGGCGATCTAGATCTCCGCGAGGCGTCGAGACCTCTGCGACCGACGGGCGAACAAGCGGCTGATTTAGACGAATCGTCAGCGGAATCAGGAGTAAAGATTCTGTTGGTTGGAAAGGCAAGGTACGGATCCACATTCCTCGGGCAGTTTTTGAACGTACACCCCGACATCATGTACATCTTTGAACCGATTCGTGCCGTGCACCTCATGGCGCGCAGTGGCGCCATACCAAAAAGTCTGATCGACGCATGCGCTGTAGAGATCCTACAGAATCTGTACGGGTGCTACTTCCCAAATTACTTCGTCCACAGCAACTTTATGAGTTGGAAAATAGGCGTTTTCAACAGCAAGGTCATACGTCTTTTCTGTGGAAGCGAGAATGACTGCACCGGAAGGGAGACCGAAGACTTCAGTGTTCTGTGTCAACTCTACAATCACATCGCCATCAAAGTCATCCGACTGACCAGCgttgcacttttggaaaggcTTGTGACTACCCATAACTACAACTTGAAGATAATTTTCCTTGTTCGAGATCCGCGCGCGGTGGCGCTGTCGCGACGAACCATGAAATTTCCGCCACGGAGGCGGAACGAAAGCCTGCTGAACTTACAACTGGTAGGGCCGCCCGGCGCGAAACTGAACAACCTTTCACCAGAGAACGTCAACTACGACTGCGCGAGGTTCCGAGAAAACCTGCGAGTTATCGAAGACCCGCCCGAGTGGCTGAGAGGAAGGATAATTCTGTTAAGACACGAAGACGTTGCCATGGATACACTGGGAATTGTTGAGGATATTTATAAATTTGTTGGCGTCGATATTGACGAGAGTGTCAGGACAGCCGTACAAAAACACACGCAGTCGAAAGAGGGCGCCACAGACAACAACATGGAGACGCGCAGAAATTCAACCACCGTCGTGCACGCGTGGAGGAATGGTatttattatgatgacgtcattgcaaTACAGGCTGTCTGTGGTGACGTCATGGAAAGGCTGGGCTACGAGCTTGTGGAAAGTGAAGATCAACTTCGAGATATCCAAAACTTCAAAGTATTTTGA
- the LOC139129465 gene encoding uncharacterized protein: MSAKVVLFLMVVLATLLAFCDAANFCKMGVTRRCKSRSQLGKRFDLEDDNGADLRSLDTLERRGNGGGYDFYPVLLPEYNWNRQPTNKHYADVAKKSGDDDLYPAEETLFELLLRKYLESQENDLSQKRDGIF, encoded by the exons ATGTCGGCAAAGGTTGTGCTCTTTCTCATGGTTGTCCTGGCGACCCTCCTCGCTTTCTGCGACGCCGCCAATTTCTGCAAAATGGGCGTGACTCGGCGGTGCAAAAGTCGCTCCCAGCTGGGCAAACGCTTCGACTTGGAAGACGACAACGGCGCGGACCTGCGCAGTCTGGACACGCTGGAGAGACGCGGCAACGGCGGCGGGTACGACTTCTACCCGGTCCTCCTGCCGGAATACAACTGGAACAGACagccaacaaacaaacattacgCCGATGTCGCCAAGAAGAGCGGCGATGATGACCTTTACCCGGCGGAGGAGACTCTGTTTGAGCTTCTGCTGAGAAAATACCTTGAAAGCCAGGAAAA cGACCTTTCGCAGAAACGTGACGGCATATTCTGA